In Spirosoma sp. KUDC1026, the sequence GCGTGAAACCGTTGACAAAGCACTGGACCTCGCCGTGGAGCGAGGCTGTAATTTCTTTGATACGGCCTGGGGGTACGGCGAAGGCCTCAGTGAACGAATCCTGGGGGAACTGCTGAAACGGAACGCTGATAAAAAGCTGTACGTAGCCACCAAGATTCCTCCCAAAAACCGTACGTGGCCGTCAAAGCCGGAGTTTAAACTGGAAGACGTGTTTCCGAACGACTACATCGTCGAGTACGTTGACAAGAGCCTGCAGAACCTGGGCGTCGACACGATTGACCTGATGCAGTTTCACGTCTGGGAAGACAACTGGGCCAACCAGGATGAATGGCAGGACGCCATTACTCGCCTGACCGAGCAGGGCAAAGTGCAGGCCTGGGGCATCAGCATCAACCGCTGGGAGCCGGACAATTCGCTGAACACACTACGTACGGGCATGATCGATGCTGTGCAGGTTATCTATAACATCTTCGATCAGAACCCTGAAGACAACCTCTTTCCGCTCTGTAAAGAACTGAATCTGGGCATCATTGCCCGTGTACCGTTCGATGAAGGAACGCTGACTGGTACGTTTACGAAGGAAACGACCTTCCCCGCCGATGACTGGCGGTCGACGTATTTCGTACCCGAAAACCTGAACAGCAGCGTCGAACACGCTGATGCACTGAAGCCGCTTATTCCTGAGGGCATGACGATGCCCGAAATGGCATTACGGTTTATCCTGAGCAATCCGGATGTGCATACGACGATTCCCGGTATGCGCCAGCTACGTAACGTGGAAGCCAATACGGCGGTTAGTGAT encodes:
- a CDS encoding aldo/keto reductase translates to MNYRTFGRTGWDVSEIGYGMWGLAGWTGSERETVDKALDLAVERGCNFFDTAWGYGEGLSERILGELLKRNADKKLYVATKIPPKNRTWPSKPEFKLEDVFPNDYIVEYVDKSLQNLGVDTIDLMQFHVWEDNWANQDEWQDAITRLTEQGKVQAWGISINRWEPDNSLNTLRTGMIDAVQVIYNIFDQNPEDNLFPLCKELNLGIIARVPFDEGTLTGTFTKETTFPADDWRSTYFVPENLNSSVEHADALKPLIPEGMTMPEMALRFILSNPDVHTTIPGMRQLRNVEANTAVSDGRGLSPELLHELKGHRWDRTPTEWSQ